The nucleotide sequence GGCCTCGGCGAGGGTGTCCATCTCAGCCTCGGTGAGCGGGTCGCCGCCGAGCGCGAGCTGCCAGCGGAAGCTGAGCAGTTCCTCGCTCTCGAAGAACCCGGTGCCGTCGGTCGCGGAGCCGGGGGCGGTGCGGACCTCGGCGGTGGCGGCGAGGTCGCTCGCGAGGTCGCGGGGCCAGTGCACGGCGACCCCGGCGGCGGCGAGCCTGCCCGCCGCGACGCCGAGCAGGTCGGTGACCTCCTCCTCGGTCAGGGCGAGCACGTCGGGCACGTCCTGCGCGGCGAGCCGGTCCAGCGGCGCCCAGACGCGCGCCGCGCGCCGGACGGCGAGGGCGGCGTCCACGTGCGCGCGGGGCCCGAAGGCGTCGGCGTCCCCGGCCCACACGGTGGCCGCGTCGGCCACCAGGGTGGGGTCGGCGAGGCTGTGGACCTGGACGACGGCGGCGCCGGCGGACCGCGCCCGCTCGTCGTCGCCGGTGTCGAAGACGCTGTACCCGGACAGGTCCAGGCGCAGCGAGATGCGCACCCCCGCGTCCATGCCCGCGGCGACCTCGGCCGCCCAGTCGTGGGCGCCGGGCAGCGACTGGGGTTCGCGGGCGGCGAAGGGGCGCCCGCTGGTGTGCGGGGCGGCCGGGGTGCGGGGCAGGGTGTCGGCGACGGCGTCCAGGAAGGAGCGGACCAGCGCCTCGGGCTCGGGCAGGGTCAGCGGGCCGGGTCCGGGCAGCGGTACGGCGTGGCCCTCGGGCGGCAGGGCGGCGGCCACCGCGCGCAGGTGCGCGATGTCGTCGGGCTCCAGCGGTCCGGCACGCCAGGCGTCGTGCCCGCTCGGGGTGAGGCCGGGCAGCAGGCGGCCGCGGGCGGCCAGGCGCAGCGCGTGCAGCGCCGCGGCGCCCCAGCAGGCGGTGGCCGGGTGGGCGGCCGGATCGTGCCGGGCACGGACCAGCAGGGGCAGGGCGTCGGCGAGGGGCAGGGTCAGCGCGGGCACCTGGCGGCGGCGCACTCCGGTGCCGTGCGGTCGTACGACGGTCAGCTCGCCGGTGTCGTCCTGGCCGGGCAGGGGGTCGCCGTCGGGGTCCCAGAAGGCGATGCGGGCCTCGCGCGGGAGCGGGGCGGGGAGGTAGACGGAGGCGAGGCGCGCCGGGACCGTGTCCTCGGTCCACGCGCGGCCTGTCGTGGGGGCCTGTGCCGTGGCCGTGCCGTCGCTCATGCGTCCTGTCACCTCCCGTCCCTGCCGGATCAACTGTCTCCGACTGTACGGGCGGGGTCTGACAACGGGTTCCGGAGCGCGCTCACGGCACCGTGCGCGAGACCGCGTACACCATCGGATACTCCGGGTCGGACATGTTCACGACCACGTCCTGGGTGGGCGCGGGGTTCTTCTGCTTGTGGGTGAAGCTCGCCCAGGGGCCAGGGCCGGCGAGCTCCCAGCCGGAGATCTGCCGGTCGCGGGTGCCGATGGTGACCGGGCCCTGCTTCAACTGGTCCCGGCGCAGGCCGAGGGCGCCGAGGAAGCTGTCCAGGCCCGCACCGTTGGTGCGGAACTGCACGTAAAGGCGGCTGGTCTTCCAGTTGTTGGTCTCGTAGTAGGCGAGCCGGTCGGCGGGGTGCGGTACGGGCACCTGGTAGAGGCGGCGCTGCACCTTGGAGGGCCAGCCGGGGGTGAGGCCGGTGGCGGAGTACTTCGCTTCCTTGGCCTTGCCGCTGTCACGGCTCTGGTTGGCGGAGATCACCAGGTAGCCGGCCGGTACGCCGATCAGCAGCACGATGATCAGCAGAGTGAGGGCGCGGCGCCGGATGCGGTGGCGCGGGTCCTCACCCGCCGGGTGTGCGGTGGCGGGGGCGGCCGCCTGGTGGGGAAGCGAGGTGGTCATGCGGTGTCCCGGTCGCGGCGGGTCTGGGTGTACCGCTCGTAGCGTTCGTAGCGCTCCACGCGGCGGCGCTTGGCGCGGCGGAAGCGGCGGGCGACCAGCCGGGCGAGGTCCGCGGCGCCGACCATGCCGGCCTCGGGGCCGAGCTGGGCGCGGGTGATGCGGGCCTCGGGGCGGTAGCCGCGGCCGGTGAGGTGGCGCTTGAAGGCGTCGCGGGCGGGGCCGATGAGCAGGTCGTCGGCGGCGCTGACGCCGCCGCCGATGACGAAGCAGGAGGGGTCGAGGGCGGCGGCGAGGTTGGCGATGCCGACGCCGAGCCACTGGCCGATGTCCTGGAGCAGCTCGATGCACATCGCGTCGCCCTCGCGGGCCAGCTCGGTGATCATCGGGCCGGTGATGTCGCCGATGTTGCCCTTGACGTGCTCGATGATCCCGTAGGCGACCGGGGAGTCGGCGGCGGCCAGCTCTCTCGCCTCGCGGACCAGGGCGTTGCCGGAGCTGTACTGCTCCCAGCAGCCGCGGTTGCCGCACGGGCAGCGGTGGCCGCCGGGCACGACCTGCATGTGGCCGAACTCGCCCGCGACGCCGAACTTGCCCCGCTTGACCTGGCCGTCCTCCAGGATGGCGCCGCCGATGCCGGTGCCGAGGGTGATC is from Streptomyces seoulensis and encodes:
- a CDS encoding sugar kinase, producing MTTSLPHQAAAPATAHPAGEDPRHRIRRRALTLLIIVLLIGVPAGYLVISANQSRDSGKAKEAKYSATGLTPGWPSKVQRRLYQVPVPHPADRLAYYETNNWKTSRLYVQFRTNGAGLDSFLGALGLRRDQLKQGPVTIGTRDRQISGWELAGPGPWASFTHKQKNPAPTQDVVVNMSDPEYPMVYAVSRTVP
- a CDS encoding ROK family glucokinase, yielding MSTYRDLAAPIGSRRAPVLRTVGTRERRSHLTAPRVPTVGIDIGGTKVMAGVVDADGNILEKLRAETPDKSKSPQVVEDTIVELVLDLSDRHDVHAVGIGAAGWVDADRNRVLFAPHLSWRNEPLRDRLSGRLSVPVLVDNDANTAAWAEWRFGAGRGEDHLVMITLGTGIGGAILEDGQVKRGKFGVAGEFGHMQVVPGGHRCPCGNRGCWEQYSSGNALVREARELAAADSPVAYGIIEHVKGNIGDITGPMITELAREGDAMCIELLQDIGQWLGVGIANLAAALDPSCFVIGGGVSAADDLLIGPARDAFKRHLTGRGYRPEARITRAQLGPEAGMVGAADLARLVARRFRRAKRRRVERYERYERYTQTRRDRDTA